A single window of Nakaseomyces glabratus chromosome G, complete sequence DNA harbors:
- the SPO77 gene encoding Spo77p (CAGL0G01012g~Ortholog(s) have role in ascospore wall assembly, ascospore-type prospore membrane assembly and intracellular localization), which yields MNVLSVQHENIPSIKYHKRPIKDGQKRCAFYLSTETESVVNYSLRFDSKSLSRRKFDALLKVPTHVSNSKIDTHTLPHLIEIIQEQIISVTEQRKCVTLHDNLYMIALCIVPMTVELTRTLEQVNNASQSKFTVNSYYSNKFLFLIEILIEFIWVDHIRALCREEIHKDHTHSNYKTRYNMTMLVEDPDSVLSRIYYRWSKLNYFPITLLSSLKFTVIGEGKNVEIGYRNETRKIVLSTLLLVSKKCFVQFMKIVMAQQALYQNLDEACFLLMCEWLLKGTVQSNSGESVVGIRQVILDLVNAKDGSLLSEHLGFRCRCNTWAKQLSTRLIENKTKEDVIQGTEIEDTDLKFNKYEVALLFLDDLIRSTATVHSVGTSQEDSNIQDEHTQELTHRPLEWMSVFNSCSYHSGNAIKHRKRSQLQNWFKKHTLMRRIIKVFKNLRSS from the coding sequence ATGAATGTCCTATCGGTTCAGCACGAGAACATTCCTAGCATCAAATACCATAAGCGCCCTATCAAAGACGGTCAAAAAAGATGTGCATTCTACTTATCTACTGAGACAGAAAGCGTGGTGAATTATTCATTGCGTTTCGATTCGAAGAGTTTGAGCCGGCGTAAATTTGATGCCCTTCTAAAGGTTCCTACGCATGTATCCAACTCCAAAATTGACACCCATACATTACCACATTTAATAGAGATCATACAAGAACAAATAATTAGTGTTACCGAACAGAGGAAATGCGTCACTCTGCATGACAATCTATATATGATAGCGCTCTGTATCGTGCCGATGACAGTTGAGCTTACTCGCACGCTTGAACAAGTGAATAACGCATCACAAAGCAAGTTTACTGTGAATTCATACTACAGCAACAAATTCCTGTTCCTTATTGAAATACTAATAGAGTTCATATGGGTTGACCACATCAGAGCGCTTTGTAGGGAAGAGATACATAAGGACCACACACATAGTAACTATAAAACTCGATATAACATGACTATGTTAGTAGAGGACCCTGACTCAGTGCTGTCTCGCATATACTACAGATGGAGTAAGCTTAACTATTTTCCCATAACGTTACTTTCCAGCTTGAAGTTTACAGTCATTGGTGAAGGTAAGAATGTCGAAATTGGTTACAGGAATGAGACTCGCAAGATAGTCCTCAGTACGCTACTGTTGGTCAGTAAGAAGTGCTTTGTACAGTTTATGAAAATTGTAATGGCGCAACAGGCGTTATACCAGAACTTAGACGAGGCatgctttcttcttatGTGTGAGTGGCTTCTCAAAGGTACAGTTCAAAGCAATTCAGGAGAGAGTGTAGTAGGTATAAGGCAAGTGATCCTTGATCTGGTCAATGCCAAGGACGGTTCGCTATTAAGTGAACACCTTGGCTTTAGATGTAGATGTAATACGTGGGCCAAGCAGCTCAGCACTCGACTGATCGAGAACAAAACCAAAGAGGACGTAATACAAGGCACAGAGATAGAGGACACAGATCTGAAGTTTAACAAGTACGAAGTGGCGTTGCTGTTTTTGGATGATCTCATCCGCAGCACTGCCACTGTGCATTCCGTGGGGACATCCCAAGAGGACAGCAATATACAGGACGAACACACACAGGAGCTTACTCATAGGCCCTTGGAGTGGATGAGTGTGTTTAATTCATGTTCATACCACAGTGGAAATGCCATCAAACATCGGAAAAGATctcaattgcaaaattGGTTCAAGAAGCACACTCTTATGCGAAGAATTATAAAGGTCTTTAAGAATCTACGTAGCTCATAG